A single window of Lytechinus variegatus isolate NC3 chromosome 8, Lvar_3.0, whole genome shotgun sequence DNA harbors:
- the LOC121420511 gene encoding zinc finger protein 271-like isoform X1 codes for MLPSTFIIRTSTSSPASPSRIGTTESLDFGHFASPRLEADATMETSLMHIDQEGQRSDDVESNTPSTIQGHQDETICLTNSMEIEDECAGDDYTNEKNDDDTTERKEMEIDPSEEVKKKFVEEPENTNSDDYCDTKDTGDGLHSNEMVVLLSEGELKFVIKQEPEDTDGHTNVNCCDSFLPSVHRELQSFIKEKPVDIEEERLISNTKEESADSYEGSFLHEPQLCSNQGGNPSIQSTSQGTGNTGDISGDTSCDRSHGKHLQEEVPLQFHLGNQSDLTERESSSSSESLLPNKVDSLEGESATTSSSVLNGDGKRLDGNTDSRGNKFCCSICNEEFKSRDCWWSHVKIHWEDKSYKCTYCEERFRKHNDLRNHLTIHAEERLQVSDKLFDDDSNLQSSVVVYINEKQDHCSSKDKSSEEDACIEKYYKCSSCEWRFQSSAALERHMASHLECFSCKKVFAKFDQLKYHIMMSHKGENPSLLRPNKCSVCKKSYHTLGDLKSHMGIHKEKVQHQCSVCKQSYHTLGELKSHMRIHKEKMQYQCSVCEAAFFRLVLLNAHMRMHTEERQYECSECKEVFHRADLRMHVRSHDVEWPKKCSLCDDSFTSWARLIDHQLKHTGEKPYLCSICKEDFTRKVDVDQHMEIHTQEKPSDMNKNTRERLFECTHCKKTFFKAHCLKRHIRIHTGEEPCKCAECGECFSFWGQLRIHKIKHTGIKPYLCSICGKNFWQKRQLSDHMKNHTGERPYICPFCSKSFKSKAYLRSHILRCH; via the exons atgctgccctctacgttcattATCCGAACCTCGACGTCCTCTCCAGCTTCGCCTTCGAGAATTGGCACGACGGAAAGCTTAGATTTCGGCCACTTTGCAAGCCCAAGATT AGAAGCAGATGCAACAATGGAGACTTCCCTGATGCACATAGATCaggaaggtcaaaggtcagatGACGTTGAATCTAACACTCCATCAACAATACAAGGTCATCAAGATGAAACCATCTGTCTGACCAATTCCATGGAGATAGAAGACGAATGTGCAGGAGATGATTATACCAATgaaaagaatgatgatgataccaCTGAGAGGAAGGAGATGGAGATTGATCCATCAGAGGAAGTGAAGAAAAAGTTTGTAGAGGAGCCTGAAAACACCAATAGTGATGATTACTGTGATACCAAGGATACTGGTGATGGTCTTCATAGCAACGAGATGGTGGTTCTTCTGTCAGAAGGAGAGCTCAAGTTCGTTATAAAGCAAGAACCTGAAGACACCGATGGTCATACCAATGTCAATTGTTGTGACTCCTTCCTTCCATCAGTACATAGGGAGCTCCAATCCTTTATAAAGGAAAAGCCTGTTGATATTGAAGAGGAACGCCTGATTTCTAATACAAAGGAAGAGTCTGCAGACAGTTATGAAGGATCTTTTCTGCATGAACCACAATTATGCAGCAATCAAG GTGGGAATCCAAGTATTCAGAGCACCTCTCAAGGGACTGGAAACACTGGGGATATATCAGGTGATACGTCATGTGACAGGTCACATGGGAAACATCTTCAAGAGGAGGTTCCACTGCAATTCCATCTTGGAAACCAGTCAGATTTAACTGAGAGAGAGAGCAGCTCATCAAGTGAGTCTCTCTTACCAAACAAAGTGGACTCTCTTGAAGGAGAGAGTGCTACTACGAGTTCCTCCGTATTAAATGGCGATGGTAAAAGATTGGATGGGAATACAGACAGCAGAGGAAATAAGTTTTGTTGTTCAATCTGCAATGAAGAATTCAAAAGCCGGGATTGTTGGTGGAGCCATGTGAAGATCCATTGGGAAGATAAGTCTTACAAATGTACTTACTGTGAGGAAAGATTCCGGAAACACAACGATCTAAGGAATCACTTAACAATCCACGCTGAGGAACGGTTGCAAGTTAGCGACAAACTCTTTGATGATGACTCAAATCTTCAATCAAGTGTGGTGgtttatataaatgaaaagcAAGATCATTGCTCAAGTAAAGATAAGAGTTCCGAAGAGGATGCGTGCATTGAAAAGTACTATAAGTGTTCCAGTTGTGAATGGCGGTTCCAATCCTCTGCTGCTCTGGAGAGGCACATGGCATCACATCTTGAGTGTTTTTCTTGTAAGAAAGTATTTGCCAAATTTGATCAGCTCAAATACCATATTATGATGAGTCACAAGGGAGAGAACCCCAGTCTGTTGAGGCCAAACAAGTGTTCTGTTTGTAAGAAATCATATCACACACTTGGTGACCTGAAAAGCCATATGGGAATCCACAAAGAAAAAGTGCAGCATCAGTGCTCTGTCTGTAAACAATCATATCACACGCTTGGTGAGCTGAAAAGCCATATGagaattcacaaagaaaaaatgCAGTACCAGTGCTCTGTTTGTGAGGCAGCGTTTTTCCGATTGGTTCTGCTAAATGCCCATATGCGAATGCATACGGAAGAAAGGCAGTATGAATGTTCTGAGTGTAAGGAAGTATTCCACAGAGCTGATCTGAGAATGCATGTCAGATCACACGATGTAGAGTGGCCAAAAAAGTGTTCTTTATGTGACGACAGCTTTACCTCTTGGGCACGTCTTATTGATCATCAACTTaaacacacaggagaaaaaccaTATTTATGCTCCATCTGTAAGGAAGATTTTACAAGAAAAGTTGATGTCGATCAACACATGGAGATTCATACGCAAGAAAAACCTAGTGATATGAACAAGAATACAAGAGAAAGGTTATTTGAGTGTACTCATTGTAAGAAAACATTCTTCAAAGCTCATTGTCTCAAACGTCACATCCGAATCCATACAGGAGAAGAACCATGTAAGTGCGCCGAGTGCGGGGAGTGcttttcattttgggggcaacttagaattcacaaaataaaacacaCTGGAATAAAACCATATCTGTGCTCCATTTGTGGGAAAAATTTTTGGCAAAAACGACAGTTAAGTGACCATATGAAAAATCATACGGGAGAAAGGCCATATATATGTCCTTTTTGTTCAAAGAGTTTCAAATCTAAAGCATATTTGAGGTCTCACATTCTTAGATGTCACTGA
- the LOC121420511 gene encoding zinc finger protein 271-like isoform X2, with product METSLMHIDQEGQRSDDVESNTPSTIQGHQDETICLTNSMEIEDECAGDDYTNEKNDDDTTERKEMEIDPSEEVKKKFVEEPENTNSDDYCDTKDTGDGLHSNEMVVLLSEGELKFVIKQEPEDTDGHTNVNCCDSFLPSVHRELQSFIKEKPVDIEEERLISNTKEESADSYEGSFLHEPQLCSNQGGNPSIQSTSQGTGNTGDISGDTSCDRSHGKHLQEEVPLQFHLGNQSDLTERESSSSSESLLPNKVDSLEGESATTSSSVLNGDGKRLDGNTDSRGNKFCCSICNEEFKSRDCWWSHVKIHWEDKSYKCTYCEERFRKHNDLRNHLTIHAEERLQVSDKLFDDDSNLQSSVVVYINEKQDHCSSKDKSSEEDACIEKYYKCSSCEWRFQSSAALERHMASHLECFSCKKVFAKFDQLKYHIMMSHKGENPSLLRPNKCSVCKKSYHTLGDLKSHMGIHKEKVQHQCSVCKQSYHTLGELKSHMRIHKEKMQYQCSVCEAAFFRLVLLNAHMRMHTEERQYECSECKEVFHRADLRMHVRSHDVEWPKKCSLCDDSFTSWARLIDHQLKHTGEKPYLCSICKEDFTRKVDVDQHMEIHTQEKPSDMNKNTRERLFECTHCKKTFFKAHCLKRHIRIHTGEEPCKCAECGECFSFWGQLRIHKIKHTGIKPYLCSICGKNFWQKRQLSDHMKNHTGERPYICPFCSKSFKSKAYLRSHILRCH from the exons ATGGAGACTTCCCTGATGCACATAGATCaggaaggtcaaaggtcagatGACGTTGAATCTAACACTCCATCAACAATACAAGGTCATCAAGATGAAACCATCTGTCTGACCAATTCCATGGAGATAGAAGACGAATGTGCAGGAGATGATTATACCAATgaaaagaatgatgatgataccaCTGAGAGGAAGGAGATGGAGATTGATCCATCAGAGGAAGTGAAGAAAAAGTTTGTAGAGGAGCCTGAAAACACCAATAGTGATGATTACTGTGATACCAAGGATACTGGTGATGGTCTTCATAGCAACGAGATGGTGGTTCTTCTGTCAGAAGGAGAGCTCAAGTTCGTTATAAAGCAAGAACCTGAAGACACCGATGGTCATACCAATGTCAATTGTTGTGACTCCTTCCTTCCATCAGTACATAGGGAGCTCCAATCCTTTATAAAGGAAAAGCCTGTTGATATTGAAGAGGAACGCCTGATTTCTAATACAAAGGAAGAGTCTGCAGACAGTTATGAAGGATCTTTTCTGCATGAACCACAATTATGCAGCAATCAAG GTGGGAATCCAAGTATTCAGAGCACCTCTCAAGGGACTGGAAACACTGGGGATATATCAGGTGATACGTCATGTGACAGGTCACATGGGAAACATCTTCAAGAGGAGGTTCCACTGCAATTCCATCTTGGAAACCAGTCAGATTTAACTGAGAGAGAGAGCAGCTCATCAAGTGAGTCTCTCTTACCAAACAAAGTGGACTCTCTTGAAGGAGAGAGTGCTACTACGAGTTCCTCCGTATTAAATGGCGATGGTAAAAGATTGGATGGGAATACAGACAGCAGAGGAAATAAGTTTTGTTGTTCAATCTGCAATGAAGAATTCAAAAGCCGGGATTGTTGGTGGAGCCATGTGAAGATCCATTGGGAAGATAAGTCTTACAAATGTACTTACTGTGAGGAAAGATTCCGGAAACACAACGATCTAAGGAATCACTTAACAATCCACGCTGAGGAACGGTTGCAAGTTAGCGACAAACTCTTTGATGATGACTCAAATCTTCAATCAAGTGTGGTGgtttatataaatgaaaagcAAGATCATTGCTCAAGTAAAGATAAGAGTTCCGAAGAGGATGCGTGCATTGAAAAGTACTATAAGTGTTCCAGTTGTGAATGGCGGTTCCAATCCTCTGCTGCTCTGGAGAGGCACATGGCATCACATCTTGAGTGTTTTTCTTGTAAGAAAGTATTTGCCAAATTTGATCAGCTCAAATACCATATTATGATGAGTCACAAGGGAGAGAACCCCAGTCTGTTGAGGCCAAACAAGTGTTCTGTTTGTAAGAAATCATATCACACACTTGGTGACCTGAAAAGCCATATGGGAATCCACAAAGAAAAAGTGCAGCATCAGTGCTCTGTCTGTAAACAATCATATCACACGCTTGGTGAGCTGAAAAGCCATATGagaattcacaaagaaaaaatgCAGTACCAGTGCTCTGTTTGTGAGGCAGCGTTTTTCCGATTGGTTCTGCTAAATGCCCATATGCGAATGCATACGGAAGAAAGGCAGTATGAATGTTCTGAGTGTAAGGAAGTATTCCACAGAGCTGATCTGAGAATGCATGTCAGATCACACGATGTAGAGTGGCCAAAAAAGTGTTCTTTATGTGACGACAGCTTTACCTCTTGGGCACGTCTTATTGATCATCAACTTaaacacacaggagaaaaaccaTATTTATGCTCCATCTGTAAGGAAGATTTTACAAGAAAAGTTGATGTCGATCAACACATGGAGATTCATACGCAAGAAAAACCTAGTGATATGAACAAGAATACAAGAGAAAGGTTATTTGAGTGTACTCATTGTAAGAAAACATTCTTCAAAGCTCATTGTCTCAAACGTCACATCCGAATCCATACAGGAGAAGAACCATGTAAGTGCGCCGAGTGCGGGGAGTGcttttcattttgggggcaacttagaattcacaaaataaaacacaCTGGAATAAAACCATATCTGTGCTCCATTTGTGGGAAAAATTTTTGGCAAAAACGACAGTTAAGTGACCATATGAAAAATCATACGGGAGAAAGGCCATATATATGTCCTTTTTGTTCAAAGAGTTTCAAATCTAAAGCATATTTGAGGTCTCACATTCTTAGATGTCACTGA